The following coding sequences are from one Ooceraea biroi isolate clonal line C1 chromosome 5, Obir_v5.4, whole genome shotgun sequence window:
- the LOC113561991 gene encoding Down syndrome cell adhesion molecule-like protein 1 homolog has product MPMDISWAFNGVPIDTSKDTGITITRISKHLSTLSIDGVSARHAGEYACSASNLAGSVSRSTTLTVNGTISLPSARFPSQSRIRCA; this is encoded by the coding sequence ATGCCCATGGACATATCGTGGGCGTTCAACGGCGTACCGATCGACACGTCGAAAGACACGGGTATCACGATCACCAGAATCAGCAAGCACTTAAGCACCCTCAGCATCGACGGCGTCTCGGCGCGCCACGCCGGGGAATACGCCTGCTCCGCGTCGAATCTGGCCGGTTCCGTCAGTCGATCGACTACTTTGACCGTCAACGGTACGATCTCACTCCCCTCCGCACGGTTCCCGTCGCAATCGCGAATCCGATGTGCATAA